The following are encoded in a window of Ruminiclostridium herbifermentans genomic DNA:
- a CDS encoding M23 family metallopeptidase: MKKLIPDEKNWKNKLTKFFNNKGFYIVLAVCILIVAATAIYVATQNMNSPDTSLNDPAQLIPGEANLEDESGEQAKAVAGSVSNTDIANQSTVAEQSTPANATASAPEKDNEKANDKANEETSPKAKSDNAAVKSTLKFDRPVDGAIMKDFTRDVTTFSESKTLGDIRAHKGLDFKVEKLTKVRAVADGTISLVEDNANGITVEISHGTDGLVTKYAGLSRQGLEDICCGLKVKANEIIGLVGDPIQSECEDGAHLHFEVLKNGKSVDPVPYLRSTSEKTDKEK; this comes from the coding sequence ATGAAGAAACTTATTCCAGACGAAAAAAATTGGAAAAACAAACTGACTAAATTCTTTAATAATAAAGGATTCTATATAGTTTTAGCAGTTTGTATATTAATTGTGGCAGCAACGGCAATATATGTAGCAACGCAGAATATGAACTCACCTGATACCAGTCTGAATGACCCCGCACAGCTCATTCCTGGTGAAGCAAATTTAGAAGATGAATCAGGAGAACAGGCAAAAGCTGTTGCTGGTAGTGTTAGTAATACTGATATAGCAAATCAGTCGACAGTTGCAGAGCAATCAACACCTGCAAACGCAACTGCAAGTGCTCCTGAAAAGGATAATGAAAAAGCTAATGACAAAGCAAATGAGGAGACATCTCCAAAGGCTAAAAGTGACAATGCCGCTGTAAAGTCTACTCTAAAATTTGACAGACCTGTTGATGGTGCTATAATGAAAGACTTTACTAGGGATGTAACCACTTTTTCTGAATCTAAAACTTTAGGCGACATAAGGGCACATAAAGGACTTGATTTCAAGGTTGAAAAGCTTACAAAAGTAAGAGCAGTCGCAGATGGGACAATAAGTCTAGTAGAGGATAATGCAAATGGTATTACTGTTGAAATATCCCACGGGACAGATGGCTTGGTTACTAAGTATGCTGGTCTATCGAGGCAAGGCCTAGAGGACATATGCTGTGGCTTAAAGGTTAAAGCTAATGAAATAATTGGACTTGTGGGAGATCCTATTCAGAGTGAATGTGAGGATGGTGCGCATCTCCATTTTGAAGTTTTGAAGAATGGTAAATCAGTTGACCCTGTACCATACTTAAGATCAACCTCAGAAAAAACTGATAAAGAGAAATAA
- the spoIID gene encoding stage II sporulation protein D: MKKLIGYVFLMLIIVVVIPLVIVKNIDVVTAPEETIIEKEGITINVYMNDQKKVVAMKLEEYLIGVLAAEMPASFEIEALKAQAIAARTYALGRATRLYGSNIDKAHNGADVCIDPGHCQAWISKNTAMDRWGFLASFRYWNKICKAVSDTQGKVLEYNNVLINPLFHSNSGGHTENVEDVWAGTAEPYLRGVESIGEDTFKEYKSEVILEPQQMIKILKEYSPKIELNQEDILSNIKIHKYSSGNRVIDMEIGNINMKGTEFRKLFQLKSTNMKFAQLPDGKISITTIGYGHGVGMSQCGANYLAKSGTSCEDILKHYYKGVEINDFTMLE; the protein is encoded by the coding sequence ATGAAGAAACTTATCGGCTATGTTTTTTTGATGCTCATAATTGTTGTAGTTATACCTTTAGTTATAGTAAAAAATATTGATGTGGTAACAGCTCCAGAGGAAACTATCATTGAAAAGGAAGGCATTACAATTAATGTATACATGAATGATCAAAAGAAAGTAGTTGCAATGAAACTAGAGGAGTATTTGATAGGAGTATTAGCAGCTGAAATGCCAGCATCATTTGAAATAGAAGCTTTGAAGGCGCAAGCAATTGCTGCTAGAACTTACGCTTTAGGACGAGCAACGAGGCTTTATGGCTCAAATATAGATAAAGCCCATAACGGAGCGGATGTGTGCATCGACCCAGGACATTGTCAGGCATGGATTAGTAAAAACACTGCAATGGATAGGTGGGGATTTCTTGCTTCCTTCAGATATTGGAATAAAATTTGTAAGGCTGTAAGTGATACTCAAGGAAAGGTTTTGGAATATAACAATGTACTTATAAATCCATTATTTCATTCAAATAGTGGTGGACACACTGAAAATGTAGAAGATGTATGGGCGGGTACTGCAGAACCCTATCTAAGAGGAGTAGAAAGCATTGGTGAGGATACATTCAAAGAATATAAAAGTGAGGTTATATTAGAACCGCAGCAAATGATTAAGATACTGAAAGAATATAGCCCTAAAATAGAATTAAATCAGGAAGATATATTGTCAAATATAAAAATACATAAATACTCTTCAGGGAATAGAGTAATCGATATGGAAATTGGAAATATTAATATGAAAGGTACAGAATTTAGAAAATTATTTCAGTTAAAATCAACAAATATGAAATTTGCTCAGCTACCAGATGGTAAGATTTCGATAACAACAATTGGTTATGGTCATGGAGTTGGTATGAGCCAATGTGGTGCTAATTATCTTGCTAAGAGTGGAACTAGCTGTGAAGATATTTTAAAACACTATTATAAAGGAGTTGAAATAAACGATTTTACTATGCTGGAGTAG
- the murA gene encoding UDP-N-acetylglucosamine 1-carboxyvinyltransferase — translation MAKYIISEGVPLKGRIKVDGAKNSVLPIIAASLLGETKSIIEEVPDLNDVKIMCDLIKSLGAEVEPLGKKSIAFHLRDITNSTAPYELVNKLRASFLVMGPMLAKTGFVRVALPGGCAIGSRPVDLHLKGFTALGAEITQGHGYVEARKTTKKLIGNKIYLDFPSVGATENIMMAAVLAEGQTSIENAAIEPEIVDLASYLNEMGACIRGAGTDTIRIEGVEKLYGCTHTVIPDRIEAGTYMAAATITHGEVIIDNVVPDHLKPIIAKLKEIGAEIEEDTSSVSVKGNCDLKAIDLKTLPYPGFPTDMQAQMTALLSCTSGTSIVTETIFENRFMHVSELKRMGANIKIDGRTAVIEGKKYLTGASVKATDLRAGAALVLAGLAAEGATEISEIQHIDRGYCALDVKLRSLGAKIERVEDN, via the coding sequence TTGGCTAAATATATTATCAGCGAAGGTGTGCCTTTAAAGGGTAGAATTAAAGTAGATGGAGCAAAGAATTCAGTTCTTCCAATAATAGCGGCATCTCTGTTAGGAGAAACAAAAAGTATTATTGAAGAGGTACCAGATTTAAATGATGTAAAAATAATGTGTGATTTAATAAAATCACTAGGAGCTGAGGTTGAACCTCTAGGAAAAAAATCTATTGCATTTCATCTTAGAGATATAACTAATTCAACAGCTCCATATGAGCTCGTAAATAAGTTAAGAGCTTCATTTCTTGTAATGGGTCCGATGCTAGCTAAAACAGGTTTTGTAAGAGTTGCTTTACCTGGAGGATGTGCTATAGGCTCAAGACCAGTTGATTTACATTTAAAAGGTTTTACAGCACTTGGAGCAGAAATTACTCAAGGACATGGTTATGTAGAGGCTCGGAAAACTACAAAAAAGCTTATTGGAAATAAGATATATTTAGACTTTCCAAGTGTCGGGGCAACTGAAAATATTATGATGGCTGCTGTTTTAGCGGAAGGCCAGACTAGTATTGAGAATGCTGCTATTGAGCCGGAAATTGTTGATTTAGCAAGCTATTTAAATGAGATGGGAGCATGTATTAGAGGTGCAGGCACAGATACAATTCGAATCGAGGGTGTTGAAAAACTATATGGATGCACTCATACTGTAATTCCTGATAGAATAGAAGCAGGAACATATATGGCCGCTGCTACTATTACACATGGAGAAGTAATAATTGATAATGTTGTACCTGATCACTTGAAGCCAATAATTGCTAAACTCAAAGAAATAGGTGCTGAGATTGAAGAGGACACATCATCTGTATCTGTAAAAGGGAATTGTGATTTAAAAGCAATAGATCTTAAAACACTTCCTTACCCAGGCTTTCCTACAGACATGCAGGCGCAAATGACGGCATTACTTAGTTGCACTTCAGGCACTAGTATTGTAACAGAAACAATTTTTGAAAACAGATTTATGCACGTTAGTGAATTGAAAAGAATGGGTGCTAATATTAAGATTGATGGCAGAACGGCTGTAATAGAAGGTAAGAAATATTTGACAGGAGCAAGTGTAAAAGCAACAGACTTGCGTGCAGGAGCAGCACTTGTTCTAGCTGGATTAGCTGCTGAAGGTGCAACAGAGATTAGTGAAATTCAACATATTGACAGAGGCTATTGTGCGCTGGACGTGAAACTAAGATCTTTAGGAGCTAAGATTGAAAGAGTGGAAGATAATTAA
- a CDS encoding YwmB family TATA-box binding protein, which translates to MKKINFILIFIGLILVSVIAGTIYYIGIQKETNEQDVSIIDVFNSSGAKMIVNEMYFFSRATDDYKDLDALSKVCEDVFNAIEIKNFSTNSTSTDNLLKKEILGSTKDGVKVSAMASIVGNNSDAGDKYITIDATGTEKVNALFLREKVEDIFNKHGLDVTVNSCITGTYDGNVEDTQLEKICRNILNESDAEKVDSKRFENVISVSAFSPVMKDKLSINGKNVNLSIAIRYNKQEDKTYLWVATPIVNTEY; encoded by the coding sequence ATGAAAAAAATAAACTTTATTCTTATTTTTATTGGACTTATACTTGTTTCTGTTATTGCTGGAACTATATATTACATAGGAATACAAAAAGAAACAAATGAACAAGATGTATCAATTATAGATGTATTTAACTCATCTGGTGCAAAGATGATTGTAAATGAAATGTATTTTTTTTCTAGAGCAACTGATGACTATAAAGATTTAGATGCTTTATCAAAAGTATGTGAAGATGTATTTAATGCCATAGAAATTAAGAATTTTTCAACCAATTCAACTAGTACGGACAATTTGCTGAAAAAAGAGATATTAGGCTCTACTAAAGATGGGGTAAAAGTATCAGCTATGGCAAGTATTGTAGGGAATAATTCCGATGCAGGAGATAAATATATAACTATAGATGCAACTGGAACAGAAAAAGTAAATGCTTTATTTCTTAGGGAAAAAGTAGAAGATATATTTAATAAGCATGGATTAGATGTAACAGTAAATTCATGTATAACCGGAACTTACGATGGAAATGTTGAGGATACTCAGCTAGAAAAGATTTGTAGAAATATATTAAATGAAAGTGATGCGGAAAAGGTAGATAGTAAAAGATTTGAAAATGTAATTAGTGTTTCGGCTTTTTCACCAGTAATGAAAGATAAGTTAAGCATTAACGGAAAAAATGTAAACTTGAGTATAGCTATCAGATATAACAAACAGGAAGACAAAACCTATTTGTGGGTGGCTACGCCTATAGTGAATACTGAGTATTAA
- a CDS encoding S-layer homology domain-containing protein — protein sequence MKKHSKKYITILIISLLLSAFSSQGVLANGVRVTTEHINAKYKITLTSQEKGKGVKIIAFSPSNGKTINVTYAFDSKAAASASFDINEAMVIAPFRVITTNTDDLNYRPFTDILNTEADSYIRHLHDIGVTNGFSDGTFKPQNTLTRAEAAVMLATALNLKLDSNADLSKKFKDADKHWAKNYIAAVSEKGIMSGFDDKTFRPNNKITVAEVCTIISKSFKFKTTSKGVYTKLKKNQWYSAYVQNIFNLQILTPEDSIYKNFNETSNISRGNFAIMLSRALSTY from the coding sequence ATGAAAAAGCATTCAAAAAAATACATTACAATTTTAATAATATCACTGCTGCTTTCAGCTTTTTCAAGTCAAGGTGTTTTGGCAAATGGTGTGAGAGTAACAACTGAGCATATTAACGCTAAATACAAAATTACTCTCACCAGCCAAGAAAAGGGCAAAGGAGTTAAAATAATTGCATTTAGTCCTTCTAATGGCAAAACTATAAATGTTACATATGCCTTTGACAGTAAAGCAGCTGCTTCGGCTTCATTTGATATTAACGAAGCAATGGTTATTGCTCCCTTTAGAGTTATAACTACAAATACAGATGATTTAAACTATAGACCCTTCACGGACATACTAAACACAGAGGCTGACAGTTATATACGTCATCTGCATGATATAGGAGTGACTAATGGATTCTCAGATGGAACCTTCAAACCGCAAAATACTTTAACAAGAGCAGAAGCAGCGGTAATGCTAGCCACAGCTCTAAATTTAAAGTTGGATAGCAATGCAGATTTGAGCAAAAAATTTAAAGATGCTGATAAACATTGGGCTAAAAACTACATTGCTGCTGTAAGCGAGAAGGGCATAATGAGCGGATTTGATGATAAAACCTTTAGACCAAACAATAAAATAACTGTTGCAGAGGTTTGCACAATAATAAGTAAGTCATTTAAATTCAAAACAACATCAAAGGGTGTATACACGAAACTCAAGAAAAATCAGTGGTATTCAGCATATGTCCAAAATATTTTTAATTTGCAAATTTTAACACCAGAGGACAGCATATATAAAAACTTTAATGAGACCAGCAATATTTCAAGAGGCAATTTTGCAATAATGCTCAGCAGGGCGCTTTCAACATATTGA
- a CDS encoding fibronectin type III domain-containing protein — MKTNRILATIMLVIFFITTYGTNLALGAELPDQPAPSGLAITALYPNVEKPIGYSSSDGGASGFYADIGWAGIDNPQGITVTGKYVNIYLQESPKGYRSARPVFLKEKDLPAGTTPIRMRNLNSGTVYTANAKAYYTYIDALTDNTMKSPESASSNTVKFLTDINVQCETTGTNKFKITWDDVWNDGKRINYKLYVSENADFTNTLPIHITKNEIGLNGPVFVNESEGKLTYEHKVNDAGRVYYVKIVPDLTDSEIIRTQDPTTVLVSTYILAKTTKMAITDAGVIWKLDWSPVVTGISTSDVKVSYQIDKFIGNVPIPMLIEESTSTFITVPLGEEVSYYLIRATVTKDGHNLYPDSVSIVSDKITLQDEKVSSTPAMPEIVSEFVDSAGNVIISYADILNVDNTVKIKGELGTNTATVLWRVPKKADGTIDMDVLYDIWLIEDPNTIDEPKTDTLIQSSFTPGETNYVMDAADNNKVIGYKYKLEGLTANHTYYFKIVAKKYFAEKIDDVIQNVEHASAPALKVIITLPGGAIDTPLIPSNPPLQIRKKIDGVSDMITDKSVTIQLKNRWYEIFDTVTGEWSYDDQKSRADKTSLNDTPPYNPVTTPPDNITYRKVSYGDGVTLSVGCQEYYEGIDITTIDNYALEGVSTAPNDEREDATLNAPDNIPSDTVPPIYSKHNIVIPVNDLKPNTTYILWVRAVRDGEPDLISDTSNPIIFTTLPSPTQIVEKPIVPNFNYTYASDTYIDLGWELVDGNTYYIKYGTVDNPEKAGPVITVTTEQIKNSGVDYIRIPGLKPDTLYYFWIQAEAFSQDMTESKKSEWSDSLPVKTLKDIPPTTPRGFGTSDKTKNSITFEWIQEDNLEYILEVASGIDYNDVKQYKVGAVSEYKVDGLKSNFRYFARLYAYDPAKDLISQPTQSISVRTLRSSDDYDSDQDVDNVIGGEFIDKAPKVVGGTWTVKIVGVNADRLIQVMNTDNKLDYIVDVSEPPSKADYIAIYVSKKVFDKLEQLKENISFKTSTVTYDLKAGILANVITENTLSEQVYIFNITLQPSKPASKANELLLKKQLAKMEVTLDTGNGIIEISEFNTPLVVNYPYTIMNDYVEGKTAGYVFNPKIQNWEKQTSWNKYDPDNQSGVISFNSKTSGIFAVADKTTSIFDDIYGHEYESSIINVAYLHKLKSVSGRMFEPDEEATLGDAVKLIFDTLEYQYGSEYMESAVKAGFIKGGKYAGTVCSRQEAAAMVTVLYEIKTGEKVKAEDDITSSYSDYNKIDKNLLDKVTFAVENGFIPNSSSSKLNPTGAVTRGELMYMIEKALALAGEIE, encoded by the coding sequence ATGAAAACAAACAGAATACTAGCAACAATAATGTTAGTAATATTTTTTATAACAACATATGGTACAAATTTAGCTTTAGGGGCTGAGCTTCCAGATCAACCTGCACCTAGTGGACTAGCTATTACTGCTTTGTATCCAAATGTTGAAAAGCCTATTGGCTATAGTTCTTCTGATGGAGGTGCGTCGGGCTTTTATGCTGATATTGGCTGGGCAGGGATTGATAATCCCCAAGGGATAACTGTTACAGGTAAGTATGTAAACATATATCTGCAAGAGTCACCAAAGGGCTATAGGTCCGCAAGGCCAGTATTCTTAAAGGAAAAGGATTTGCCTGCAGGTACAACCCCCATAAGAATGAGAAACTTAAATTCAGGTACAGTTTATACTGCAAATGCTAAAGCATATTATACATATATAGATGCACTTACTGATAATACAATGAAGTCTCCTGAGTCGGCTAGTTCAAATACCGTCAAATTTTTAACTGATATCAATGTACAATGTGAAACCACTGGTACCAACAAATTCAAAATAACATGGGATGATGTTTGGAATGATGGTAAGCGAATTAATTATAAGCTATATGTATCAGAAAATGCTGATTTTACAAATACTTTGCCAATACATATAACTAAGAATGAAATTGGACTAAATGGACCAGTTTTTGTAAATGAGTCAGAAGGAAAGCTAACATATGAACATAAAGTAAATGATGCAGGAAGAGTTTATTATGTAAAAATAGTACCTGATCTTACTGATTCAGAAATAATAAGAACACAAGACCCTACAACTGTTTTAGTTAGTACATATATTTTAGCAAAAACAACAAAGATGGCTATAACTGATGCTGGAGTTATATGGAAGTTAGATTGGAGCCCTGTTGTAACAGGTATCTCCACTTCAGATGTTAAGGTATCTTATCAGATTGACAAATTTATAGGAAATGTTCCTATACCTATGCTTATAGAAGAAAGTACATCAACCTTTATTACAGTGCCGCTAGGTGAAGAAGTAAGCTATTACTTAATAAGAGCAACTGTAACTAAAGATGGACATAATTTGTATCCTGACAGTGTTAGTATTGTATCTGATAAAATAACTCTTCAGGATGAAAAGGTGTCATCAACACCAGCCATGCCTGAGATAGTATCTGAATTCGTGGATTCGGCTGGTAATGTAATAATTTCATATGCGGACATTCTTAATGTAGATAATACAGTTAAAATAAAAGGTGAACTTGGTACAAATACAGCTACAGTGCTTTGGAGAGTACCCAAAAAAGCAGATGGAACTATTGATATGGATGTTTTGTACGATATTTGGTTAATAGAAGATCCTAACACAATAGATGAGCCAAAAACAGATACACTCATTCAGTCATCCTTTACACCAGGAGAAACAAATTATGTAATGGATGCTGCTGATAATAATAAAGTTATTGGTTATAAGTATAAGCTTGAAGGACTAACTGCAAATCACACTTACTATTTCAAAATAGTGGCAAAGAAATATTTTGCTGAAAAGATTGACGATGTTATTCAGAATGTAGAACATGCATCAGCTCCAGCATTGAAGGTTATTATTACTTTGCCGGGCGGAGCAATTGACACTCCTTTGATTCCATCAAATCCTCCTCTTCAAATAAGGAAGAAGATTGATGGAGTTAGCGACATGATTACAGATAAAAGTGTAACTATTCAATTAAAAAATAGATGGTATGAAATTTTTGATACGGTTACAGGGGAGTGGTCATATGATGATCAGAAGTCAAGAGCCGATAAAACATCATTAAATGATACACCTCCGTATAATCCAGTGACAACACCACCTGATAATATAACATACAGAAAGGTGTCCTATGGTGATGGAGTTACATTATCTGTAGGCTGTCAGGAATATTATGAGGGTATAGATATTACAACAATTGACAACTATGCACTTGAAGGTGTTTCAACAGCCCCAAATGATGAAAGGGAGGATGCAACCTTAAATGCTCCTGATAATATTCCTTCCGATACTGTTCCACCAATATACTCCAAGCACAATATAGTAATACCTGTAAATGATTTGAAACCAAATACAACATATATTCTATGGGTAAGAGCCGTAAGAGATGGAGAGCCAGATTTGATTTCAGATACTTCAAATCCTATAATATTTACTACATTGCCATCTCCAACACAGATAGTTGAAAAGCCAATAGTACCTAACTTTAACTATACGTATGCTTCTGATACATACATAGATTTAGGATGGGAATTGGTGGATGGAAACACTTATTATATCAAATATGGAACGGTGGACAACCCTGAAAAAGCTGGTCCTGTAATTACAGTCACTACAGAACAAATAAAAAATTCAGGTGTTGATTATATACGAATTCCTGGACTAAAACCAGATACATTATATTATTTTTGGATTCAGGCAGAAGCCTTCAGCCAAGATATGACAGAAAGCAAGAAGTCAGAGTGGAGTGATTCGCTTCCAGTAAAAACTTTAAAGGATATTCCTCCTACTACACCAAGGGGATTTGGAACAAGTGATAAAACTAAAAATAGTATTACCTTTGAATGGATACAGGAGGATAACCTTGAATACATTCTGGAGGTTGCAAGTGGAATAGACTATAATGATGTGAAGCAATACAAAGTTGGAGCAGTATCTGAGTACAAGGTAGATGGACTAAAATCCAATTTCAGATATTTTGCTAGATTATATGCATATGACCCTGCTAAAGACTTAATATCTCAGCCAACTCAGAGCATAAGTGTTAGAACCTTAAGAAGCAGTGATGATTATGATTCTGACCAGGATGTGGATAATGTTATAGGTGGTGAATTTATTGATAAGGCACCAAAGGTTGTTGGCGGAACATGGACTGTAAAGATAGTAGGAGTTAATGCCGACAGACTCATTCAGGTTATGAATACTGACAACAAGCTCGATTACATTGTAGATGTATCAGAGCCGCCTTCAAAAGCAGACTATATTGCTATTTATGTGTCAAAAAAGGTATTTGATAAGCTTGAACAGTTAAAGGAGAATATTTCATTTAAAACATCAACAGTAACCTATGACTTAAAAGCAGGGATACTAGCAAATGTTATTACTGAGAATACGCTGTCAGAGCAGGTTTATATATTCAATATAACATTGCAGCCTAGTAAGCCAGCATCAAAGGCAAATGAATTACTTCTCAAAAAACAATTAGCAAAAATGGAAGTTACACTTGATACTGGCAATGGTATCATTGAAATATCGGAGTTTAACACACCGTTAGTGGTGAATTATCCATATACTATTATGAATGATTATGTAGAAGGAAAGACAGCAGGATATGTGTTTAATCCAAAGATACAGAACTGGGAGAAACAGACTTCCTGGAATAAATATGATCCTGACAATCAATCTGGAGTAATTAGTTTTAATTCTAAGACATCAGGAATATTTGCAGTAGCTGATAAGACCACTAGCATTTTTGATGACATATACGGTCATGAATATGAATCTTCTATAATAAACGTAGCTTATCTTCACAAGCTAAAAAGTGTTTCAGGCAGAATGTTTGAGCCTGATGAAGAAGCAACTTTGGGTGATGCAGTAAAATTGATTTTTGACACTTTGGAATACCAGTATGGCAGTGAATATATGGAATCGGCTGTTAAGGCTGGTTTTATAAAGGGAGGCAAATATGCAGGAACAGTATGCTCAAGACAAGAGGCTGCAGCAATGGTAACTGTTCTATATGAAATAAAGACTGGTGAAAAGGTTAAGGCTGAGGATGATATAACTTCAAGCTATAGTGACTACAACAAAATTGACAAGAATTTGTTGGATAAGGTTACTTTTGCAGTTGAAAATGGTTTTATACCAAATTCCTCATCAAGTAAGCTAAATCCAACAGGTGCAGTAACAAGAGGAGAACTCATGTACATGATAGAAAAAGCATTGGCGCTTGCTGGTGAAATTGAGTAG